The Gemmatimonadota bacterium genome includes a window with the following:
- a CDS encoding phage Gp37/Gp68 family protein has protein sequence MGKSHIEWTESTWNPLTGCTKISPGCKFCYAERMAKRLQAMGNPNYKDGFKLSLHEHVLNAPLSWKKPQVVFVNSMSDIFHKDVPFEFIEKMFAVMRQAYWHQFQILTKRSDRLLELDLMIGWPNNVWMGVSVENTEYEFRINDLRLTGAITKFLSLEPLLGPLSNLQLNGIDWVIAGGESGPGCRPIRKEWVVEIRDQCVEKGVPFFFKQWGGTNKKKAGRLLEGRTWDEMPPISPAADPQAAIF, from the coding sequence ATGGGCAAATCACACATAGAATGGACTGAATCGACCTGGAATCCTCTCACGGGTTGTACAAAAATCAGTCCAGGATGCAAATTCTGCTATGCAGAACGGATGGCAAAACGCCTACAGGCAATGGGTAATCCCAATTACAAGGATGGTTTCAAGCTGTCCCTGCACGAACACGTCTTAAATGCTCCTCTATCTTGGAAAAAGCCCCAAGTTGTGTTTGTGAATTCAATGAGCGATATATTTCACAAAGATGTCCCGTTTGAGTTCATAGAAAAGATGTTTGCCGTGATGCGCCAGGCGTATTGGCATCAATTTCAGATTCTCACTAAGCGATCTGATAGGTTACTTGAACTGGATTTGATGATCGGCTGGCCCAACAATGTGTGGATGGGTGTCAGCGTCGAAAATACAGAGTATGAGTTTCGCATCAATGACCTGAGACTTACCGGCGCTATCACCAAATTTCTGTCACTGGAACCTTTACTTGGGCCTCTTTCAAATCTCCAACTCAATGGAATTGATTGGGTAATCGCAGGAGGAGAATCCGGACCAGGTTGCCGGCCTATTCGTAAGGAATGGGTTGTCGAGATTCGGGATCAATGTGTGGAAAAAGGGGTTCCCTTCTTTTTTAAGCAGTGGGGTGGAACAAATAAAAAAAAGGCCGGCCGGCTTCTGGAAGGTCGCACCTGGGATGAGATGCCGCCTATCAGTCCAGCAGCAGACCCGCAGGCTGCTATATTCTAA
- a CDS encoding three-Cys-motif partner protein TcmP, with protein sequence MSTSPLWELEPHTVGKHLILKAYLDAWLPILGMTQGRILFIDGFSGPGKYIGGEPGSPLIALQSFRNHTANTRIGEVLFYFIDDNPSRVKHLKALIPKAVPNLPPNCKYEIIQGKFDQEMSSALDELEKQKTSMAPAFVMIDPFGVSGTPMDVISRILSVPKCEVYISFMYSSINRFRQTPEFESHLDKLFGCRDWRDGNNLPSEERKDSFYSLYKQQLKYAGAKQVIYFELYKGNRLIYAIFFATQSLKGCDEMKKAIWKIIPEGNYKFKGSNAEAGQLSFELQHNFQPLQDLLVSTYRLKGWVSVDEIESFLKTDQTIYHSGHLKSYALKPMELNGLLEIKESTRRRKRTYPTGTMLRFI encoded by the coding sequence ATGTCAACCTCGCCCCTGTGGGAACTTGAACCACACACCGTTGGAAAACACCTGATTCTTAAAGCTTATTTGGATGCCTGGCTGCCTATTTTGGGAATGACTCAAGGGCGCATTCTCTTTATAGACGGTTTTTCTGGTCCTGGAAAATATATTGGAGGTGAACCTGGTTCTCCCCTGATCGCACTCCAATCTTTTCGGAATCATACGGCCAATACCCGAATAGGGGAGGTATTATTCTATTTTATAGATGACAATCCTTCTAGAGTAAAGCACCTCAAAGCCCTAATCCCTAAAGCCGTTCCGAATCTGCCTCCAAACTGCAAGTACGAAATCATTCAAGGAAAATTCGATCAGGAAATGTCGAGTGCATTGGATGAATTAGAGAAACAAAAAACCTCTATGGCCCCGGCTTTTGTAATGATAGACCCCTTCGGGGTTAGTGGTACACCTATGGATGTCATTTCTCGAATCTTATCAGTTCCCAAATGCGAAGTCTATATTTCATTTATGTATTCCTCTATTAACCGATTTAGACAGACGCCCGAGTTCGAGTCTCACTTGGACAAGTTGTTTGGGTGCAGGGATTGGAGAGATGGTAATAATCTGCCATCTGAAGAGCGTAAAGACTCCTTTTACTCGCTTTACAAACAACAACTAAAATATGCAGGCGCAAAGCAGGTTATCTATTTTGAGCTATATAAAGGTAACCGTTTGATTTACGCGATATTTTTTGCGACCCAGTCGCTCAAGGGTTGCGACGAGATGAAAAAGGCCATCTGGAAGATAATCCCTGAAGGCAATTATAAGTTCAAAGGAAGCAATGCTGAAGCAGGCCAACTTTCGTTTGAACTACAGCACAATTTTCAACCTCTACAAGATCTTCTTGTATCTACCTACAGGCTAAAAGGATGGGTTAGTGTAGATGAAATAGAGAGTTTTTTGAAAACTGATCAAACCATTTACCATTCAGGACATCTAAAAAGCTATGCACTGAAGCCGATGGAGCTTAATGGTCTCCTTGAGATTAAGGAAAGTACCAGAAGACGAAAGCGCACATATCCCACGGGAACTATGTTGCGTTTTATTTAA
- a CDS encoding type II toxin-antitoxin system VapC family toxin encodes MNKKRQLRYWDSSVFLGLLNDEPERVNVCQGVIESAERNEVHIVTSAITLVEVIKLRGEQPLGQEHEETIQKFFEQEFIIIRPVDTSIGLAARNLIWEYAHLQPKDSIHAATAVEYQVASLDTFDDDLIRLNGNIGDPGLRIGHPNLSYQPELSGV; translated from the coding sequence ATGAATAAGAAACGTCAATTGAGGTACTGGGATTCGTCGGTTTTTCTTGGTCTGCTTAACGACGAACCAGAGAGGGTCAATGTTTGTCAGGGGGTCATAGAATCTGCGGAACGCAATGAAGTCCACATTGTCACTTCAGCAATCACACTGGTTGAAGTGATCAAGCTGAGAGGAGAACAGCCACTCGGTCAAGAACACGAAGAGACGATTCAGAAATTTTTCGAACAGGAATTTATCATCATCCGTCCAGTTGACACTTCAATAGGTTTGGCGGCCAGAAACCTGATCTGGGAATATGCCCACCTTCAGCCGAAGGATTCCATCCATGCAGCTACGGCAGTCGAGTATCAAGTGGCGTCTCTCGATACATTTGATGACGATTTGATAAGGCTGAATGGCAATATTGGCGACCCTGGTCTCAGGATCGGCCATCCGAATTTATCTTACCAGCCTGAACTCTCCGGAGTGTAA
- the moaC gene encoding cyclic pyranopterin monophosphate synthase MoaC: protein MAKLTHIDEHGAVQMVDVTDKDVTDREAIASGKIDMQPETLQLVTGGNIPKGNVLETARIAGIMAAKRTSDLIPMCHPLGITGVELNFEVEDVSITARATVRVPDRTGVEMEALTAVSIALLTIYDMCKAVDRNMVIGEICLLQKSGGRSGTYIRKT from the coding sequence ATGGCAAAATTGACACATATTGACGAACACGGTGCCGTGCAAATGGTAGATGTCACAGACAAAGATGTGACAGACCGCGAGGCAATCGCATCGGGCAAAATTGACATGCAACCCGAAACCCTGCAACTCGTCACTGGGGGAAACATCCCCAAAGGCAATGTACTGGAAACCGCGCGCATTGCGGGCATCATGGCTGCCAAGCGCACTTCTGACCTCATCCCAATGTGTCACCCGCTGGGCATTACGGGCGTCGAACTCAATTTTGAAGTCGAGGACGTGAGCATTACAGCGCGTGCAACTGTGCGCGTACCCGACCGCACAGGTGTAGAAATGGAAGCCCTCACCGCGGTAAGTATCGCCCTGTTGACCATTTACGACATGTGCAAAGCAGTAGATCGCAACATGGTCATCGGAGAAATCTGTCTCTTACAAAAAAGCGGCGGACGCAGCGGAACTTATATTCGCAAGACTTGA
- a CDS encoding molybdopterin molybdotransferase MoeA, with protein sequence MIEMDDAIRIVMENTQKIDKIRVGLDDVLGRVLSEDVRSDIDMPPFDKALMDGYALQGADIASASSNTPVVLDVIEEIPAGIVPQKRVECGQASQIMTGAPVPDGADTVIMVEDTEPHTDAKKVRVLDTTETGRNIARLGEDVRVKQVVLQANTVIRPPEVGILAAVGHIHIEVYRQPVVGIVATGSEVVEPHHKPKPGQIRNSNGYSMVAQVLRSGAQARYLGIVEDDIHALIQTIGEGLETCDIVALSGGVSAGEYDLVQDGMRDLGVEVLFDRIRMKPGKPLTFGVKGARQVFGLPGNPVSSVVGLELLMRPAIRKMQGMTDLHLPTVRTVLSADFRQTPGRKQFVPAHSVPSKNGIWESSWVGHHGSADLFSMARANSLFVVNAEDAHVPAGTELDLILLNSW encoded by the coding sequence ATGATTGAAATGGATGATGCCATTCGCATAGTAATGGAAAACACACAGAAAATTGACAAAATCCGCGTTGGATTGGACGATGTGCTCGGACGCGTTTTATCCGAAGACGTGCGCTCAGATATCGACATGCCGCCCTTTGACAAAGCCCTCATGGACGGTTATGCCCTTCAGGGAGCAGATATCGCATCCGCATCCAGTAATACACCCGTCGTACTCGATGTAATCGAAGAGATCCCGGCAGGCATAGTACCCCAAAAGCGCGTAGAATGCGGGCAAGCCTCTCAAATTATGACAGGCGCACCCGTACCCGATGGCGCAGACACGGTAATTATGGTCGAAGACACAGAACCACACACAGACGCCAAAAAGGTACGCGTACTCGACACCACGGAAACAGGCAGAAATATCGCCCGTCTCGGCGAAGATGTGCGCGTCAAACAGGTGGTATTACAGGCCAACACAGTCATACGCCCCCCCGAAGTTGGCATTCTCGCCGCTGTGGGACATATCCATATTGAGGTCTATCGCCAACCAGTGGTCGGCATCGTGGCAACCGGCAGCGAAGTGGTGGAACCCCACCACAAACCCAAACCCGGGCAAATTCGAAATAGCAATGGATACTCAATGGTCGCTCAAGTCTTGCGCTCGGGGGCGCAGGCGCGTTATCTCGGCATAGTAGAAGACGACATCCATGCCTTGATACAAACCATCGGCGAAGGCCTGGAGACCTGTGATATCGTCGCCCTATCCGGTGGCGTCTCTGCTGGCGAATACGATCTGGTGCAAGACGGCATGCGAGATCTGGGGGTCGAAGTACTATTTGACCGCATCCGCATGAAACCCGGCAAACCCCTGACATTTGGTGTAAAAGGCGCGCGACAGGTCTTTGGATTACCCGGCAATCCGGTATCCTCTGTAGTCGGTCTGGAATTGCTCATGCGCCCTGCAATCAGAAAAATGCAGGGCATGACGGATCTGCACCTCCCCACTGTCCGCACAGTACTCAGTGCCGACTTTCGACAAACGCCCGGGCGAAAGCAATTTGTACCCGCGCACAGCGTTCCGAGCAAAAACGGCATATGGGAAAGCTCCTGGGTCGGGCACCACGGCTCGGCGGACCTGTTCTCAATGGCCCGCGCAAACAGCTTATTCGTGGTCAACGCCGAAGATGCCCATGTACCAGCGGGAACCGAATTAGACCTCATTTTATTAAATAGCTGGTAA
- a CDS encoding SDR family oxidoreductase has protein sequence MSRTAIITGAGTGIGAGIAITFAEAGYNLALVGRRVEPLEEIARQCGSANIEICAADVADRQAVQLLAEQTVTAFGRIDILVNNAGINTKKRHLNDIADEDWDRVMEINLTGAFNAFRAVLPQMKAQNDGLVINVSSMAGKRAGMISGVAYCASKFGMAALNQSINVEFREAGIRACCIYPGEVDTPILDHRPNPVSDEKRAAALLPEDIAAAALMVAQMPDRVIVEEITIFPRRVVSR, from the coding sequence ATGTCCAGGACAGCAATTATTACTGGCGCAGGTACCGGTATTGGTGCGGGTATTGCCATTACATTTGCCGAGGCGGGCTATAATCTCGCGCTCGTGGGTCGGCGCGTAGAGCCGCTTGAAGAGATAGCGCGGCAATGCGGATCTGCCAATATCGAGATTTGCGCTGCCGATGTTGCTGACCGCCAGGCGGTTCAATTGCTTGCCGAACAAACGGTCACGGCATTTGGTCGCATCGATATTTTAGTGAACAACGCGGGTATCAATACCAAAAAACGCCATTTGAACGATATTGCAGATGAAGACTGGGACCGCGTTATGGAGATCAATCTCACGGGTGCTTTTAATGCGTTTCGCGCTGTTTTGCCGCAAATGAAAGCGCAAAATGACGGTCTGGTTATCAATGTCTCATCTATGGCTGGCAAAAGAGCGGGTATGATCAGTGGTGTGGCTTATTGTGCGTCCAAATTTGGCATGGCCGCGCTGAATCAATCGATCAATGTCGAGTTTCGAGAGGCGGGTATCCGCGCCTGCTGTATTTATCCCGGTGAAGTCGATACGCCTATCTTAGACCATCGTCCCAATCCCGTCTCTGATGAAAAACGCGCCGCCGCTCTTTTGCCCGAAGACATTGCCGCTGCCGCACTTATGGTCGCCCAGATGCCAGACCGCGTTATTGTCGAAGAAATTACTATTTTTCCACGCCGCGTGGTCAGTAGATAG